A single Natrinema pellirubrum DSM 15624 DNA region contains:
- a CDS encoding CBS domain-containing protein, producing MELPTPADLRQRRTDLGLTQSELAETADVSQPLIARIEGGDVDPRLSTLRRIVNALETAEHDVIRAADLMNEAVVSVSPDDPVSEAAQRMEEEAYSQLAVIQDGIPVGSISQSDLVHLDSEDRDEPIEEHMSESFPTVSKDATLDEISNLLEHYKAVMITEAGETVGIITEADVAARLS from the coding sequence ATGGAGCTTCCGACGCCCGCCGATCTGCGCCAACGTCGTACCGACCTCGGACTCACTCAGAGCGAACTCGCCGAGACGGCCGACGTCTCCCAGCCGCTGATCGCCCGCATCGAGGGCGGCGACGTCGACCCACGGCTGTCGACGCTCCGACGGATCGTCAACGCCTTGGAGACGGCCGAACACGACGTCATCCGCGCCGCGGACCTGATGAACGAGGCAGTCGTCAGCGTCTCGCCCGACGACCCGGTCAGTGAGGCCGCCCAGCGAATGGAGGAGGAGGCCTACTCCCAGCTGGCGGTCATTCAGGACGGGATTCCGGTCGGTTCGATCAGTCAGAGCGACCTCGTCCACCTCGATTCCGAGGATCGCGACGAACCGATCGAGGAACACATGAGCGAGAGCTTCCCGACCGTCTCGAAAGACGCCACGTTGGACGAGATCAGTAATCTGCTCGAGCATTACAAGGCCGTGATGATCACCGAGGCCGGCGAGACCGTCGGGATCATCACCGAGGCCGACGTCGCCGCTCGCCTCTCCTGA
- a CDS encoding DUF555 domain-containing protein: protein MGNYLVAMEAAWLVRDVEQIDDAIGVAVSEAGKRLNSEDMDYVEVEVGATGCPACGEPFDSAFIAADTALVGLALEMEVFNADGEEHASRIAKSEVGGALRDVPLSVVDIAEVPDDDE from the coding sequence ATGGGCAATTATCTCGTCGCGATGGAAGCGGCATGGCTCGTTCGTGACGTCGAGCAGATCGACGACGCGATCGGCGTCGCCGTCAGCGAAGCCGGGAAGCGACTCAACAGCGAAGACATGGACTACGTCGAGGTCGAGGTCGGCGCGACGGGCTGTCCCGCCTGTGGCGAACCCTTCGACTCGGCCTTTATCGCGGCCGACACCGCCTTGGTCGGACTCGCACTCGAGATGGAAGTGTTCAACGCCGACGGCGAGGAACACGCCTCCCGAATCGCGAAAAGCGAGGTCGGCGGCGCGCTGCGGGACGTGCCGCTGTCGGTCGTCGATATCGCCGAAGTCCCCGACGACGACGAGTAG
- a CDS encoding toxin-antitoxin system TumE family protein: MSEDVTVVRDEVEAYADGTVARVRILAVPESEQFPDGIKYAFHYDDAGADDPIIRFDNHHGVHELHLGSRVFETDYPGLQTLYRAWRAALPFDKRTDW; this comes from the coding sequence ATGAGCGAGGACGTTACTGTCGTTCGCGACGAGGTCGAAGCCTACGCGGACGGTACTGTCGCCCGCGTCCGCATACTCGCGGTCCCTGAGTCGGAGCAGTTCCCGGACGGCATCAAATATGCCTTCCACTACGATGACGCCGGTGCTGACGACCCGATCATCCGGTTCGACAACCACCACGGCGTCCACGAACTGCATCTCGGATCACGGGTATTCGAGACCGACTACCCGGGACTACAGACGCTGTATCGAGCCTGGCGTGCAGCACTTCCGTTCGACAAGCGAACCGACTGGTGA
- a CDS encoding HVO_A0114 family putative DNA-binding protein — MTRTLHVRINSSSDRSDLEDTLAALDAGESVDPKPSTLSVEDLETFGRIFRPTNLELLEAIADHEPESIRELARIVDRHPPEVTDNVTELADYGLVDLEENGRAKRPVVWYDEIDVDIPIGQHSPDIAPA, encoded by the coding sequence ATGACCCGAACACTCCACGTCCGAATCAACTCGTCGTCCGATCGTAGCGACCTCGAGGATACGCTTGCAGCACTCGATGCCGGCGAGAGTGTCGACCCGAAGCCGTCGACGCTCTCTGTCGAGGATCTCGAGACGTTCGGCCGGATCTTCCGACCGACGAACCTCGAACTGCTCGAGGCGATCGCCGATCACGAACCCGAGAGCATCCGTGAACTCGCCCGGATCGTCGACCGTCACCCGCCGGAGGTGACCGACAACGTCACCGAACTCGCCGACTACGGCCTCGTCGACCTCGAGGAGAACGGGCGCGCAAAGCGGCCGGTCGTCTGGTACGACGAGATCGATGTCGACATCCCGATCGGCCAGCACTCGCCCGATATCGCGCCGGCGTGA
- the psmB gene encoding archaeal proteasome endopeptidase complex subunit beta — MHTPTNDSDFSRTVEQLADDPNPYEPEVGSLPENDLTQADLENVNKTGTTTIGISTADGVVIATDMRASLGGRFVSNKNVQKVEQIHPTGALTLVGSVGGAQSFISTLRAEVNLYEARRGENMSIEALATLAGNFARGGPFFAIHPILGGVDDEGSHVYSIDPAGGVMEDDYTVTGSGMQLAYGHLEQAYEPDMSTEEAKTVAARGIKSAVERDTGSGNGVFLCEITDEGVDIHGHHDFDDVL; from the coding sequence ATGCATACGCCCACGAACGACTCCGATTTCTCCCGGACGGTCGAGCAGCTGGCCGACGATCCGAACCCCTACGAGCCCGAGGTCGGCTCCCTCCCCGAGAACGATCTCACGCAGGCCGACCTCGAGAACGTCAACAAGACGGGAACGACGACCATCGGTATCTCGACCGCCGACGGCGTCGTCATCGCGACGGACATGCGCGCCAGCCTCGGCGGGCGATTCGTCTCGAACAAGAACGTCCAGAAGGTCGAACAGATCCACCCGACCGGCGCGTTAACCCTGGTCGGCTCCGTCGGCGGTGCCCAGTCCTTTATCTCGACGCTTCGGGCCGAGGTCAACCTCTACGAGGCCCGCCGCGGCGAGAACATGAGCATCGAGGCGCTGGCGACGCTTGCGGGCAACTTCGCTCGCGGCGGCCCGTTCTTCGCCATCCACCCGATCCTGGGCGGCGTCGACGACGAAGGCAGTCACGTCTACAGCATCGACCCCGCCGGCGGCGTCATGGAAGACGACTACACCGTCACCGGGAGCGGGATGCAACTCGCCTACGGGCACTTAGAGCAGGCCTACGAACCGGACATGTCCACCGAGGAAGCCAAGACCGTCGCTGCCCGCGGCATCAAGTCCGCCGTCGAGCGCGACACCGGCTCCGGCAACGGCGTCTTCCTCTGTGAGATCACCGACGAGGGCGTCGACATCCACGGTCACCACGACTTCGACGACGTTCTGTAA
- a CDS encoding Gfo/Idh/MocA family protein produces the protein MIGGGIGVGVVGLGGMGTLHARSVRDLGAEVVAGADLVPEQRDRFAEEFGARTYETHDDLLEDDAVDAVIVTTPNRFHEPIAVSALEASCDVLVEKPLAHTLESAERIAETAARADGICMVGFHNRHAASMAMFDEQHARGRFGDLTHVEADYVRRRGVPGPGSWFTDSELAGGGALLDIGVHALDLALYALDFPEIAEVSGVTRTTFGTSEEYADPEGFGDNWDAEAETYEVDDSVSAFIRTDDGRTISLEAAWATNREESMDFKVRGTAAGAQFDIGDTNLRIFESGTAGSDHYTDVEMTGDTAMTGYAEQDEQFLEAVAAGTTPESNTVEEALTVQRVIDAIYRSSESGRSVTLAESTLTDAKIERATRLE, from the coding sequence ATGATCGGCGGCGGAATCGGGGTTGGCGTCGTCGGTCTCGGCGGGATGGGGACCCTCCACGCGCGCAGCGTCCGCGACCTCGGTGCTGAGGTCGTCGCCGGCGCGGACCTCGTCCCCGAGCAGCGCGACCGCTTCGCCGAGGAGTTCGGCGCGCGGACCTACGAGACCCACGACGACCTCCTCGAGGACGACGCGGTCGACGCCGTCATCGTGACGACGCCCAACCGGTTTCACGAACCCATCGCCGTCTCGGCCCTCGAGGCCAGCTGCGACGTCCTCGTCGAGAAACCGCTCGCACACACCCTCGAGAGCGCGGAACGGATCGCCGAGACGGCAGCCCGCGCGGACGGGATCTGTATGGTCGGCTTTCACAACCGCCACGCCGCATCGATGGCCATGTTCGACGAACAACACGCCCGCGGCCGGTTCGGCGATCTGACCCACGTCGAGGCCGACTACGTCCGCCGGCGTGGCGTCCCCGGTCCCGGCTCGTGGTTTACCGATTCCGAACTCGCCGGCGGCGGTGCCCTCCTCGATATCGGCGTTCACGCGCTCGATCTGGCGCTCTACGCGCTCGATTTCCCCGAGATCGCCGAGGTCAGCGGCGTCACCCGGACCACGTTCGGGACCAGCGAGGAGTACGCCGACCCCGAGGGCTTCGGCGACAACTGGGACGCCGAGGCCGAGACCTACGAGGTCGACGACTCCGTCAGCGCCTTCATCCGGACCGACGACGGGCGAACCATCTCGCTCGAGGCCGCGTGGGCGACCAACCGCGAGGAGAGCATGGACTTCAAAGTCCGCGGCACGGCGGCGGGAGCCCAGTTCGACATCGGCGACACGAACCTGCGGATCTTCGAGTCCGGTACCGCCGGCTCCGACCACTACACCGACGTGGAGATGACCGGCGACACCGCGATGACCGGCTACGCCGAACAGGACGAGCAGTTCCTCGAGGCCGTCGCCGCCGGGACGACGCCGGAGTCGAACACGGTCGAGGAGGCCCTGACCGTCCAGCGGGTCATCGACGCGATCTATCGCTCGAGCGAGTCCGGACGGTCGGTGACGCTTGCGGAGTCGACGCTGACGGACGCTAAGATCGAGCGGGCAACGCGCCTGGAGTGA
- a CDS encoding ThuA domain-containing protein yields MVAVTVWNEYRHEREDSDAAAVYPDGIHETIAEALAVDHDVRTATLDDPDHGLTADVLETTDVLLWWGHEAHDEVADGVAERVRDQVLEGMGFVPLHSAHYSKPFTRLMGTSCSLQYREDGETERLWVVDPGHPIADGLAESIALPETEMYGEPFDVPEPDRLVFVSWFAGGEVFRSGCCYRRGSGRIFYFRPGHETYPIYENEAVQRVLRNAVAWAAPTEGSPRTFGERE; encoded by the coding sequence ATGGTCGCAGTCACCGTCTGGAACGAGTACCGCCACGAACGGGAGGACAGCGACGCCGCGGCGGTCTACCCCGACGGCATCCACGAGACGATCGCCGAGGCCCTCGCCGTCGACCACGATGTCCGGACCGCGACGCTCGACGACCCCGACCACGGGCTCACCGCGGACGTCCTCGAGACGACGGACGTCCTCCTGTGGTGGGGCCACGAGGCCCACGATGAAGTCGCGGACGGCGTCGCCGAGCGGGTCCGGGACCAGGTCCTCGAGGGGATGGGGTTCGTTCCGCTGCACTCGGCTCACTACTCGAAGCCGTTCACACGGCTCATGGGAACTTCGTGTAGCTTACAGTACCGGGAGGACGGCGAGACGGAGCGGCTCTGGGTCGTCGATCCCGGCCACCCGATCGCCGACGGCCTCGCGGAATCGATCGCCCTCCCCGAGACGGAGATGTACGGCGAGCCGTTCGACGTCCCCGAACCCGACCGGCTGGTGTTCGTCAGCTGGTTCGCCGGCGGGGAGGTGTTTCGCAGCGGCTGCTGTTACCGGCGCGGGAGCGGGCGGATCTTCTACTTCCGACCGGGCCACGAGACGTATCCGATCTACGAGAACGAGGCGGTTCAGCGCGTCCTACGCAACGCCGTCGCATGGGCGGCCCCGACCGAAGGCTCGCCGCGGACGTTCGGGGAGCGCGAGTAG
- a CDS encoding TIGR00341 family protein, translating to MRLVQVFVPRGELDLVLETADEAGVDYSVSRDTDRGEFEAVVSIPLSPSGVEPLLSDLRDAGLDERSYTVVTAAEAIVSSRTDAVSGSASGTRISREELRARAADLAPAASTYFSLLVVSTAIATAGLLLDSAATIIGAMVVAPLMGPALAASVGVIVDDESLATRGVVLQGAGLVVAIATAALIGWALRGTVLLPPGLDITTVPQIHERITPDVLALFLALGSGVAAVVSLTRNVGSVLVGVAIAVALVPPAATAGLGIAWGNPEVVVTAGTLVLVNMLSINLTALLLLWASGYRPNRAANIERVYGRLRSRIVVLLVAIVVLSVVLGGVTYGTYRTAAVEHDAKTELEAMSDEEWASEAGLTFRESDVDYELIDVYTGDRPVITVLVERPPGEQFPGDFADDVRDRLEAAVGVDLEVVVELVDTQRSG from the coding sequence ATGCGTCTCGTACAGGTATTCGTCCCCCGAGGCGAGCTGGACCTCGTCCTCGAGACGGCGGACGAAGCCGGTGTCGATTACAGCGTCTCCCGGGATACGGACCGCGGCGAGTTCGAGGCCGTCGTCTCGATTCCGCTTTCGCCGTCAGGTGTCGAACCACTGCTGTCCGATCTCCGAGACGCGGGCCTCGACGAACGGTCGTACACGGTCGTCACGGCGGCCGAGGCGATCGTCTCGAGTCGAACCGACGCCGTCTCCGGGTCGGCTTCCGGGACGCGGATCTCCCGGGAAGAACTCCGGGCACGAGCGGCCGACCTCGCGCCCGCGGCGTCGACGTACTTCAGCCTGCTCGTCGTGAGTACGGCGATCGCGACGGCGGGACTGTTGCTGGACTCGGCGGCGACGATCATCGGCGCAATGGTCGTCGCCCCGCTGATGGGGCCCGCACTCGCGGCGAGCGTCGGCGTGATCGTCGACGACGAGTCGCTCGCGACGCGCGGCGTCGTCCTGCAGGGGGCCGGGCTGGTCGTCGCGATCGCGACGGCGGCGCTGATCGGGTGGGCGCTCAGGGGGACGGTGTTGCTTCCGCCGGGGCTCGACATTACGACGGTGCCCCAGATCCACGAGCGGATCACGCCGGATGTCCTCGCGTTGTTTCTCGCGCTGGGCTCGGGCGTGGCCGCCGTCGTCAGCCTCACTCGGAACGTCGGATCGGTCCTCGTCGGCGTTGCGATCGCCGTCGCGCTCGTTCCTCCCGCCGCCACTGCGGGGCTCGGAATCGCCTGGGGGAACCCGGAAGTCGTCGTCACCGCCGGAACGCTCGTTCTCGTGAACATGCTCTCGATCAACCTCACGGCGCTGTTGCTGCTGTGGGCGTCCGGCTACCGACCGAACCGGGCCGCGAACATCGAGCGCGTCTACGGTCGTCTTCGCTCCCGAATCGTCGTCCTCCTCGTGGCGATCGTCGTTCTCTCCGTCGTCCTCGGCGGCGTCACGTACGGGACGTACCGTACTGCCGCGGTCGAACACGATGCGAAGACCGAACTCGAGGCGATGAGCGACGAGGAGTGGGCTAGCGAAGCCGGACTGACTTTCCGGGAGAGCGACGTCGACTACGAACTCATCGACGTCTACACCGGCGATCGGCCCGTCATCACCGTTCTCGTCGAACGACCGCCTGGCGAGCAGTTCCCGGGCGATTTCGCCGACGACGTCCGCGACCGGCTGGAGGCGGCGGTCGGCGTCGATCTCGAGGTCGTCGTCGAACTGGTCGATACGCAGCGAAGCGGCTGA
- a CDS encoding translation initiation factor eIF-2B, whose amino-acid sequence MIDETAEEIREMQTHSSSVVAVRAAQALAELTEREFATVEEYVRALERNGSVLRGANPSHASLQNAVRDVVDAVTDADPDDVAAAQRLTSERIDAVVSRIESGKQLAAENAVDVLEDGTTLLVHDYSSTVQAALEQATDAGKTVEVYVTEARPRYLGRKTARELAAMDGVDATLITDGAHGIYLEECDRVVVGMDCIVDETLYNRVGTFPIASTADRLDVPVTVLGASSKIVAEGFVFENEHRPGSEVMAEPADGFAVENPAYDATPVDLLESVVTDEGRQEL is encoded by the coding sequence ATGATCGACGAGACGGCCGAGGAGATCCGGGAGATGCAGACCCACAGTTCCTCGGTGGTTGCGGTCCGTGCCGCCCAGGCCCTAGCAGAGTTGACCGAGCGCGAATTCGCCACCGTCGAGGAGTACGTCCGCGCCCTCGAGCGCAACGGCTCCGTGCTGCGGGGGGCAAACCCCTCCCACGCCTCCCTGCAAAACGCCGTTCGGGACGTCGTCGACGCCGTGACCGACGCCGACCCGGACGACGTCGCGGCGGCCCAGCGCCTCACCAGCGAGCGGATCGACGCGGTCGTCTCGCGGATCGAGTCCGGCAAGCAACTGGCCGCCGAAAACGCCGTCGACGTCCTCGAAGACGGCACGACGCTTTTGGTCCACGACTACTCCTCGACGGTCCAGGCGGCCCTCGAGCAAGCGACCGACGCGGGCAAGACCGTCGAGGTGTACGTCACCGAGGCCCGGCCCCGGTATCTCGGCCGCAAGACCGCACGGGAACTGGCCGCCATGGACGGCGTCGACGCGACGCTGATCACCGACGGCGCACACGGGATCTACCTCGAGGAGTGTGACCGGGTCGTCGTCGGCATGGACTGTATCGTCGACGAGACGCTGTATAACCGGGTCGGGACCTTCCCGATCGCGTCGACGGCCGACCGGCTCGACGTGCCGGTTACCGTCCTCGGGGCGTCCTCGAAGATCGTCGCCGAGGGGTTCGTTTTCGAGAACGAACACCGGCCCGGCAGCGAGGTAATGGCCGAACCAGCCGACGGGTTCGCCGTCGAGAACCCCGCCTACGATGCCACTCCGGTGGACCTGCTCGAGAGCGTCGTCACTGACGAGGGTCGCCAGGAGTTGTGA